In Pan troglodytes isolate AG18354 chromosome 21, NHGRI_mPanTro3-v2.0_pri, whole genome shotgun sequence, one genomic interval encodes:
- the REM1 gene encoding GTP-binding protein REM 1 isoform X2, which translates to MTLNTEQEAKTPLHRRASTPLPLSPRGRQPGRLSTVPSTQSQHPRLGQSASLNPPTQKPSPAPDDWSSESSDSEGSWEALYRVVLLGDPGVGKTSLASLFAGKQERDLHEQLGEDVYERTLTVDGEDTTLVVVDTWEAEKLDKSWSQESCLQGGSAYVIVYSIADRGSFESASELRIQLRRTHQADHVPIILVGNKADLARCREVSVEEETKFCCVAHDGLKLLSSRDAPTSTSQGAEISGISHWVPPCYHILRPCRNQDLLKVRYSETVKTCL; encoded by the exons ATGACACTCAACACCGAGCAGGAAGCAAAGACCCCTCTGCACCGGCGAGCCAGCACCCCACTGCCCCTGTCCCCACGGGGCCGCCAGCCTGGCCGCCTGAGCACAGTGCCTTCCACTCAATCCCAGCATCCCCGGCTGGGCCAATCAGCCTCCCTCAACCCTCCCACCCAGAAACCTTCACCTGCCCCAGATGATTGGTCTTCTGAATCCAGCGACTCTGAAGGCTCCTGGGAGGCTCTCTACCGTGTGGTGCTACTTGGAGATCCTGGAGTGGggaagaccagcttggccagcctCTTTGCAGGGAAGCAAGAGAGGGACCTCCATGAACAGCTGGGAG AAGATGTATATGAGAGGACCCTCACGGTGGATGGAGAAGACACCACACTGGTGGTCGTGGACACCTGGGAGGCCGAGAAACTG GATAAAAGCTGGAGCCAGGAGTCATGCCTGCAGGGGGGCAGTGCCTATGTCATCGTATACTCCATCGCAGACCGAGGCAGCTTTGAGAGTGCCTCTGAGCTCCGCATCCAGCTGCGGCGCACACATCAGGCAGACCATGTGCCCATCATCCTCGTGGGCAACAAGGCGGACTTGGCCCGCTGCCGAGAAGTCTCTGTGGAAG aggagacaaagttttgctgtgttgcccatgatggtctcaaactcctgagctcaagagatgctcccacctcaacatcccaaggtgctgagatttcaggcataagccactgggTCCCACCCTGCTATCATATCTTAAGGCCTTGCAGAAACCAGGATTTGTTAAAGGTAAGATATTCTGAGACTGTGAAGACCTGCTTATGA
- the REM1 gene encoding GTP-binding protein REM 1 isoform X1: MTLNTEQEAKTPLHRRASTPLPLSPRGRQPGRLSTVPSTQSQHPRLGQSASLNPPTQKPSPAPDDWSSESSDSEGSWEALYRVVLLGDPGVGKTSLASLFAGKQERDLHEQLGEDVYERTLTVDGEDTTLVVVDTWEAEKLDKSWSQESCLQGGSAYVIVYSIADRGSFESASELRIQLRRTHQADHVPIILVGNKADLARCREVSVEEGRACAVVFDCKFIETSATLQHNVAELFEGVVRQLRLRRRDSAAKEPPAPRRPASLAQRARRFLARLTARSARRRALKARSKSCHNLAVL; encoded by the exons ATGACACTCAACACCGAGCAGGAAGCAAAGACCCCTCTGCACCGGCGAGCCAGCACCCCACTGCCCCTGTCCCCACGGGGCCGCCAGCCTGGCCGCCTGAGCACAGTGCCTTCCACTCAATCCCAGCATCCCCGGCTGGGCCAATCAGCCTCCCTCAACCCTCCCACCCAGAAACCTTCACCTGCCCCAGATGATTGGTCTTCTGAATCCAGCGACTCTGAAGGCTCCTGGGAGGCTCTCTACCGTGTGGTGCTACTTGGAGATCCTGGAGTGGggaagaccagcttggccagcctCTTTGCAGGGAAGCAAGAGAGGGACCTCCATGAACAGCTGGGAG AAGATGTATATGAGAGGACCCTCACGGTGGATGGAGAAGACACCACACTGGTGGTCGTGGACACCTGGGAGGCCGAGAAACTG GATAAAAGCTGGAGCCAGGAGTCATGCCTGCAGGGGGGCAGTGCCTATGTCATCGTATACTCCATCGCAGACCGAGGCAGCTTTGAGAGTGCCTCTGAGCTCCGCATCCAGCTGCGGCGCACACATCAGGCAGACCATGTGCCCATCATCCTCGTGGGCAACAAGGCGGACTTGGCCCGCTGCCGAGAAGTCTCTGTGGAAG AGGGCCGCGCCTGCGCTGTGGTGTTCGACTGTAAATTCATCGAGACATCCGCCACGCTGCAGCACAATGTGGCCGAGCTCTTCGAGGGCGTGGTGCGCCAGCTGCGCTTGCGCCGCCGGGACAGTGCGGCCAAGGAACCCCCAGCACCCAGACGGCCGGCCAGCCTAGCCCAGCGCGCTCGTCGCTTCCTGGCACGCCTGACAGCCCGCAGCGCACGCCGCCGGGCACTCAAGGCCCGCTCCAAGTCCTGCCACAATCTGGCCGTGCTCTGA